The Streptomyces sp. NBC_00335 DNA window TACGACATGCTCTCCGAGGGCTTCGGCCCCGGCTTCAACGGCCCGCTGATGGTCGTCGTCGACGGGGACAAGGCGCTCGCCGACCAGACGGTCGAGCGGATCAAGGGCCTGGACGGCGTGGCCGCGGTCATGCCGGCCGCCCAGAACGAGGCCAAGGACGCCGCCGTCATCTCGGTCATCCCGAAGGACCGCCCGTCCTCCGTGCAGACCGAGGACCTGGTCCACGAGATCCGCGAGGGCAGCGACAGCGGCAAGGTGTTCGTCACCGGCGCGACCGCGATGAACATCGACTTCTCGCAGAAGATGAACGACGCGCTGCTGCCCTACCTGGCACTCGTCGTCGGCCTCGCCTTCCTGCTCCTGATGCTCGTCTTCCGCTCGGTCCTGGTACCGCTGAAGGCGGCCCTCGGCTTCCTGCTCTCGGTGGTCGCCGCCCTCGGCGCCGTCGTCGCGGTCTTCCAGTGGGGCTGGCTCGGCTCGCTCTTCGGGGTGGAGCAGACCGGTCCGATCATGTCGATGATGCCGATCTTCATGGTCGGCGTGGTCTTCGGTCTGGCCATGGACTACGAGGTCTTCCTGGTCACCCGCATGCGTGAGGCGTACGTCCACGGGGAGCGGCCGGGCCAGGCCGTCGTCACCGGGTTCCAGTACAGCGCCCGGGTGGTCGTGGCCGCGGCCGTCATCATGATCGCGGTGTTCTCCGGCTTCATGGGAGCCAGCGACCAGATGGTGAAGATGATCGGCTTCGGCCTGGCCATCGCCGTCTTCTTCGACGCCTTCGTCGTCCGCATGACCATCGTCCCGGCCGTCCTCGCGCTGCTCGGCCACAAGGCCTGGTGGCTGCCGAAGTGGCTCGACCGGATCCTGCCGAACGTGGACGTGGAGGGCGAGAGCCTGCGCAAGCACCTCGGGGAGTCCTCGGACGGCTCCGGTCCCGACAAGGACCGCGAGCTGGCCAAGGTCTGACCCTTCGGTCGGCAGGCACCACGCACGCAGAACGGCCCCGCACCGAAAGGTGCGGGGCCGTTCCGCGTGACCGGGCCGTTCGGATCGAGCCGCTCGGATCGGGCGGGCCCGGCTGGGCCTAACGGGTGGCCGCGGGCGCGGGCGCGTACGTACGGCGCAGGAAGCGGCGCAGCGCGGCGATGTCGAACTGGACCACCGCGACGCCCTCCGGGGAGTGGAACTCGACGACGGCCTGGACGCGCCCGCAGGGCCAGACGCGTACGTCACCGGTCCCGGTCGGGGCCTGGAGGCCGGCCTCCAGGAGGGCGCGGGGGAAGACCCACTCGTTGTCGGTGCCCTCGGGGGAGAGGTCGGCGGGGAAGACGATCCGTACGGCCAGCGGCTCGTCGGTGACGAACCGCAGGGCGACCGGGATGGCCCGGTAGAGCGGGTCGTCGGTGATCACTCGGGCGCGTACACGTTCCTCGATGAAGGGGGCCTCGATGAAGGAGGCCTCGACGAGGGGGGCCGTGGCGGTCGCGGCCCGGGTCGTGGCGGTGCCTGCGGATGGATTCTCGGCGGCGGCTGACATCGACAAGACTCCTCGAATCGGAACATTTACGTCCGTATTGACCCCAGCCTCGCACATTCCCACGAATCCGCGCGGAGCTATTTGTGACGCCACCGCTCTTGCCAACGATTCGCAACTGGGCACTATTCTTGAACGGCTAAAGACTTTTTCAGCTCAACGGACAGCTCAACAAACAGTTCAACGGACCGCTCGCCGGACCGCAGGAAGCGGAGCAGAACCATGCATGTGCCCGACGGCTTCATCGATGCCCCCGTCTCCATTGCCGCAGGTGTCGCCGCCGCCGGAGCCGTGGCGATCAGCCTCCGAGGCGCCCGCCGGGAGCTCGACGAGCGCACCGCGCCGCTCGCCGGCCTCGTCGCCGCCTTCATCTTCGCCGTACAGATGCTCAACTTCCCCGTTGCGGCCGGAACAAGCGGCCATCTGCTCGGAGGCGCGCTCGCGGCGATCCTCGTCGGCCCCTACACGGGTGTGCTGTGCGTGTCCGTGGTCCTGCTCATGCAGGGCCTCCTGTTCGCCGACGGCGGCCTGACCGCCCTCGGCGTCAACATCGTCACCATGGGCGTCGTCACCGTGGTCGTCGCCTACGCCGTCTTCCGCGGGCTGGTCAAGCTGCTGCCCGACACCCGCCGCTCGGTCACCGTCGCCGCCTTCGCCGGAGCCCTGCTCTCCGTGCCCGCCGCGGCCGCCTTCTTCACCCTCCTCTTCGCCCTCGGCGGCACCACCGACGTCCCGCTGGCCAAGGTGTTCGGCGCCATGGTCGGAGTCCACGTCCTCATCGGCATCGGCGAGGCCGTCATCACCGCCGCCACCGTCGGCGCCGTGATCGCCGTCCGCCCCGACCTGGTCCACGGCGCCCGCGGCCTGACCGCCCCGCTGAAGCTGCGCGTCGGCGGCGAGCTGGTCGACGCCCCCGCCGCCTCCCCGGCCGCCGTGCCCGTCGCCGCCCGCTCCACCAAGCCCGTCTGGATCACGGGCCTGGTCGCCGCGCTGGCCCTGGCCGGCTTCGTCTCCTTCTACGCCTCCTCCAGCCCCGACGGACTGGAGAAGGTCGCCGCCGACAACGGCATCGA harbors:
- a CDS encoding SsgA family sporulation/cell division regulator encodes the protein MSAAAENPSAGTATTRAATATAPLVEASFIEAPFIEERVRARVITDDPLYRAIPVALRFVTDEPLAVRIVFPADLSPEGTDNEWVFPRALLEAGLQAPTGTGDVRVWPCGRVQAVVEFHSPEGVAVVQFDIAALRRFLRRTYAPAPAATR
- a CDS encoding energy-coupling factor ABC transporter permease yields the protein MHVPDGFIDAPVSIAAGVAAAGAVAISLRGARRELDERTAPLAGLVAAFIFAVQMLNFPVAAGTSGHLLGGALAAILVGPYTGVLCVSVVLLMQGLLFADGGLTALGVNIVTMGVVTVVVAYAVFRGLVKLLPDTRRSVTVAAFAGALLSVPAAAAFFTLLFALGGTTDVPLAKVFGAMVGVHVLIGIGEAVITAATVGAVIAVRPDLVHGARGLTAPLKLRVGGELVDAPAASPAAVPVAARSTKPVWITGLVAALALAGFVSFYASSSPDGLEKVAADNGIDQKVTEHAAADSPLADYGVKDVSDARLSGGLAGIIGVGATVAVGTGVFWTVRRRRSADLTAASTAVPAA